The following proteins come from a genomic window of Salvia hispanica cultivar TCC Black 2014 chromosome 4, UniMelb_Shisp_WGS_1.0, whole genome shotgun sequence:
- the LOC125218565 gene encoding E3 ubiquitin protein ligase RIE1-like, which produces MSSPTAPLLRPRQPPARPATALSLILSRAAATTQRRGASVLVRETAARELEERRADWGYSKPVVALDIMWNLAFVVVSAVLLICTANESPNVPIRVWVCGYALQCLVHVVLVWVEYNRRNSRRQRSAEREQQGSEDEYQSGNEEEDEARSGFLGITDTSSSVKRCESINTMASFLWWIVGFYWVVSGGEILLENAPRLYWLAVVFLAFDVIFAIFCVVLACLIGIALCCCLPCIIAILYAIAGQEGASEADLSILPKYKYQASKDEDTVSNAAGRMVPVETSSGHMVNELILLPEDAECCICLCQYEDGNELQALPCRHHFHSTCIVKWLKMNATCPLCKYNILKGNDQV; this is translated from the exons ATGTCCTCCCCCACCGCGCCGCTCCTCCGCCCCCGGCAGCCGCCCGCCCGCCCCGCCACCGCGCTCTCCCTCATCCTCTCCCGCGCGGCGGCCACCACGCAGCGCCGCGGCGCCTCCGTGCTGGTCCGGGAGACCGCCGCCCGCGAGCTGGAGGAGCGCCGCGCCGATTGGGGCTACTCCAAGCCCGTGGTCGCCCTCGACATCATGTGGAACCTCGCCTTCGTGGTGGTGTCGGCGGTTCTGCTGATTTGCACGGCGAATGAAAGCCCCAATGTGCCGATTAGGGTTTGGGTGTGCGGGTACGCGCTGCAGTGCTTGGTGCATGTGGTCCTCGTTTGGGTGGAGTACAATAGGCGCAATTCGCGGCGCCAGAGGAGTGCGGAGAGGGAGCAGCAGGGCAGTGAGGATGAGTATCAGAGTGGcaatgaggaagaagatgaagccAGAAGTGGCTTCTTAGGCATCACTGACACTTCCAG TAGCGTCAAACGATGTGAGTCTATCAACACAATGGCATCATTTCTATGGTGGATAGTTGGCTTTTACTGGGTTGTCTCTGGTGGTGAAATTCTTCTAGAAAATGCTCCACGACTATATTG GTTGGCGGTGGTATTCTTGGCCTTTGACGTAATCTTTGCCATATTTTGCGTCGTATTAGCATGTCTTATTGGGATTGCTCTCTGCTGCTGCTTACCGTGCATCATTGCCATTCTTTATGCCATTGCTGGTCAG GAAGGTGCATCAGAGGCAGATCTGAGCATCCTACCTAAATACAAATACCAAGCCAGCAAAGATGAGGATACGGTAAGCAATGCAGCCGGCAGAATGGTTCCAGTTGAGACAAGTAGTGGGCACATGGTTAACGAGCTAATTCTTTTGCCCGAAGATGCA GAATGCTGCATATGCCTCTGTCAGTACGAGGATGGAAATGAGCTACAGGCTCTCCCTTGCAGACATCATTTCCATTCGACATGCATAGTGAAATGGCTTAAGATGAACGCCACCTGCCCGCTATGCAAGTACAACATCCTCAAAGGGAATGATCAAGTTTAA
- the LOC125218898 gene encoding probable UDP-3-O-acyl-N-acetylglucosamine deacetylase 1, mitochondrial — MSVAAAFKSLKSSALFSWKPTGKLQKTVANCIERTGQGLHSGDISTVRILPEAARAGRYFIFGSNVIRASIDNVVRDTPLCTALSKDGYSVRTVEHLLSALEACGVDNCRIEIDGSSNCDRSVEVPIFDGSAREWVDAINQSGLKVAVDIGGQSCQKLAPYLNEPVHVLHNDSFITAIPYPKVRITYGIDYPQAPAIGCQWFSSSMLDESTYSSSIGPSRTFCIYEEVEHMRNLGLIKGGSAETAIVCSMNKGWMNPPLRYDNEPCRHKVLDLIGDFSLLAQEGNQGLLVAHIVAYKGGHSVHAEFVRRLVGNDAVSEELTA, encoded by the exons ATGAGCGTCGCCGCCGCCTTCAAATCTCTCAAATCTTCCGCCCTCTTCTCATGGAAACCC ACTGGCAAGCTGCAGAAAACTGTGGCGAATTGCATCGAGAGAACCGGTCAGGGACTCCACTCGGGTGACATATCCACTGTTAGAATCCTCCCGGAGGCCGCCCGCGCCGGCCGCTACTTCATCTTCGGGTCAAACGTTATTCGCGCATCGATTGACAACGTCGTGAGAGACACGCCTCTATGCACCGCGCTTTCCAAAGATGGCTACAGCGTTCGCACCGTCGAGCACTTGCTCTCCGCTCTCGAGGCCTGTGGCGTCGATAATTGCCGCATTGAGATTGACGGATCCAGCAATTGCGATCGCTCCGTTGAG GTTCCTATCTTTGACGGGTCAGCAAGAGAATGGGTGGACGCAATCAATCAATCCGGATTAAAGGTGGCTGTAGATATTGGTGGTCAAAGTTGTCAAAAATTGGCACCGTATCTCAACGAACCTGTTCATGTGCTGCATAATGATTCTTTTATAACAGCAATCCCTTATCCGAAAGTCCGTATCACATACGGGATAGACTACCCAcag GCACCTGCAATTGGTTGCCAATGGTTCTCTTCCTCAATGTTGGATGAATCTACCTACTCCAGTTCTATTGGTCCATCTAGAACATTTTGTATTTATGAAGAG GTGGAACATATGCGCAACTTAGGACTTATCAAAGGGGGTTCGGCAGAAACAGCTATTGTCTGTAG CATGAATAAGGGATGGATGAATCCACCTCTGCGCTACGACAACGAGCCTTGCAGGCATAAGGTGTTGGATCTTATTGGCGATTTTTCCCTTTTGGCTCAAGAGGGTAATCAAGGTCTTCTGGTGGCTCACATTGTTGCTTATAAG GGTGGACACTCAGTGCATGCTGAATTTGTTCGCCGCCTAGTTGGGAATGATGCAGTTTCTGAGGAGCTCACAGCTTAA
- the LOC125222672 gene encoding protein VAC14 homolog, with amino-acid sequence MADALSVVPAAVLRNLSDKLYEKRKNAALEVEGIVKQLAMSGDHDKITALINLLTNEYTYSPQANHRKGGLIGLAAATVGLTTEAAQHLDQIVPPVLNSFADQDSRVRYYACEALYNIAKVVRGDFIVFFNQIFDALCKLSADSDANVQSAAHLLDRLVKDIVTESDQFSIEEFIPLLRERMNVLNPYVRQFLVGWITVLDSVPDIDMLGFLPDFLDGLFNMLSDSSHEIRQQADSALSEFLQEIKNSPSVDYGRMAEILVQRAASPDEFTRLTAITWITEFVKLGGDQLVPHYADILGAILPCISDKEDKIRVVARETNEELRGIQAAPGVGFDVGAILSVARRHLSSEWEATRIEALHWISTLLNSHREGVLSFLSDVFETLLKALSDPSDEVVLLVLEVHARIAEDEKHFHQLIVYLVQNFRDDNSLLEKRGALIIRRLCVLLDAERVYRKLSTILQGEPELDFASIMVQALNLILLTSSELGNLRDLLKKTLFDADAKDLFLSVYASWCHSPMAIISLCLLAQTYHHASTVIQALVEEDINVKFLVQLDKLIHLLETPTFAYLRLQLLEPGRYIWLLKALYGLLMLLPQQSVAFKILRTRLKTVPPYSFSGEQFKRLSPGKAFTEVNHVGGSQIAEDGDGDTRNGHNGINFASLLKDFVRVQEQHRAHSKMQSQVRCSSSSSKDIQRLEEANGALAVPDTNKPPSRTSSRRSPGQLQL; translated from the exons ATGGCGGATGCACTATCCGTGGTTCCGGCAGCTGTTCTCCGTAACCTCTCTGATAAGCTCTACGAGAAGCGGAAGAATGCTGCTTTGGAG GTGGAGGGGATAGTGAAACAATTAGCGATGTCCGGTGATCATGATAAGATCACTGCACTGATCAATTTGCTGACTAATGAATATACCTACTCGCCCCAAGCGAATCATCGTAAA GGAGGTTTGATAGGATTGGCAGCAGCAACAGTGGGTTTGACTACAGAAGCTGCACAGCATCTTGAT CAAATTGTTCCACCAGTCCTGAACTCCTTCGCCGATCAAGATAGCAGAGTTCGTTATTACGCTTGTGAAGCTCTGTATAACATTGCAAAG GTTGTCAGAGGCGATTTTATAGTGTTCTTCAACCAGATATTTGATGCACTGTGTAAGCTCTCAGCAGATTCAGATGCCAATGTACAGAGTGCTGCTCATCTCTTAGATAGACTTGTGAAG GACATAGTCACTGAGAGTGATCAATTTAG CATCGAAGAATTCATACCTTTGTTGAGAGAACGAATGAACGTCTTGAACCCTTATGTCCGTCAATTTTTGGTTGGCTGGATTACTGTTCTAGATAGCGTTCCTGATATAGATATGCTAGGTTTCCTTCCAGATTTTCTTGATG GCTTATTTAACATGCTGAGTGATTCCAGCCATGAAATAAGGCAACAAGCTGATTCAGCACTTTCTGAGTTTCTTCAAGAAATTAAGAACTCTCCA TCTGTAGATTATGGCCGCATGGCTGAGATACTGGTGCAGAGGGCAGCTTCACCCGATGAATTTACTCGACTGACTGCTATTACCTGG ATTACTGAGTTTGTAAAGCTTGGTGGAGACCAACTTGTTCCTCATTATGCTGATATTCTTGGTGCAATCTTACCTTGCATATCAGATAAGGAAGACAAGATCAGAGTT GTTGCTCGCGAAACAAATGAAGAACTTCGAGGAATCCAAGCTGCTCCAGGTGTAGGATTTGATGTCGGAGCCATCCTTTCCGTAGCTAGGAG GCACCTGTCTAGTGAATGGGAGGCTACACGAATTGAAGCATTGCATTGGATATCAACCCTATTAAATAGTCATCGGGAAGGG GTCTTATCATTCCTGAGCGATGTTTTTGAAACACTTTTAAAGGCACTTTCAGATCCTTCTGATGAG GTAGTGCTTTTGGTGCTTGAGGTCCATGCACGCATTGCCGAAGATGAGAAGCATTTCCACCAGCTCATTGTTTACTtagttcaaaattttcggGATGACAACTCTCTCTTGGAGAA ACGGGGTGCTTTGATTATTCGTAGATTATGTGTGCTTTTAGACGCAGAAAGAGTTTATAGGAAGCTTTCAACTATACTTCAAGGAGAACCTGAATTGGATTTTGCGTCTATTATGGTTCAG GCTTTGAACTTGATTTTGCTTACTTCATCTGAGTTGGGCAACCTTCGTGACCTCCTGAAAAAAACCTTGTTTGATGCTGATGCAAAAGACTTGTTCCTTTCTGTATATGCTTCATGGTGCCATTCACCAATGGCTATTATAAGCCTTTGCCTATTAGCTCAG ACCTATCATCATGCAAGTACTGTCATTCAAGCATTGGTTGAGGAagatattaatgtcaagttttTAGTCCAATTGGATAAATTGATCCATCTTCTTGAGACTCCTACTTTTGCATATCTAAGGCTTCAG CTTCTTGAACCAGGAAGATATATATGGTTGTTGAAAGCATTGTATGGCCTCCTTATGCTCCTACCCCAG CAAAGTGTAGCATTCAAGATTCTCCGTACCCGATTAAAAACTGTGCCTCCGTATTCCTTCAGTGGTGAACAATTCAAGCGGTTGTCACCGGGGAAGGCTTTCACAGAAGTTAATCATGTTGGTGGATCACAAATTGCAGAGGATGGTGACGGAGATACAAGGAATGGTCATAACGGGATAAATTTTGCCTCATTGCTCAAGGACTTTGTCCGAGTCCAGGAGCAGCATCGTGCACATTCAAAGATGCAGTCGCAAGTTCGTTGCAGTTCATCATCCTCTAAG GACATACAAAGACTGGAAGAAGCCAACGGTGCATTGGCAGTGCCAGATACAAACAAACCTCCTTCGCGGACTTCTTCCCGTAGAAGTCCTGGGCAGTTGCAACTGTAA
- the LOC125220249 gene encoding protein FAR1-RELATED SEQUENCE 5-like — protein MNDQLYIPEVANDRKPEIGMKFGSIDDAFEFYNQYAREAGFSARYSNSRKNKMTNEVVWKQFVCFKAGQTDEARSKNRAPPGGPIQIRARGEVRTNCKAKISIVKQQTGSDWSVSVFMEGHNHGLSTPSKVHLLRSHRSVSAVKRLLTQQFSEANIPTCQQMQLLEMDSGGPESVGCTERDIRNLERELRDEQKGIDAETLIEFFTSEKEKNSSFFFDYETDSENIFKRCFWADPKSRRAYGAFGDVVVFDSTYNTNKYGMIFTPFVGVNHHHQTIVFGCGFLSDEKTESYIWLLNKFMEAMPSDAPKAIITDQDPAMTKALAQVLPETVHRYCLWHILNKFPEKISPVTFRDHYQSIRNVIKNSTSPEEFENGWKEVIRCANLEQNSWILLMYGLRHKWVPTYFSHVFLAGMSSSQRSESSHSFFKKYVSQKNSLMDFITRFNRALRRQRHNELVADHVDMNEQPKIKTNWPMEAQMVKVYTKKKWTEFQDEMSRSHGYFVQQTSIRDDIVIYNVMSFQSSSSSKPRLLMHDKNSDHISCNCGKFEFDGIPCRHMLAFFRVNQIFELPDKYILKRWTREAKSGVAYILDDENCNDDPTRFLISRRAKLSYKASTLIDYASLTDEGTKFLDEQLDYIHGKIKEMGISPTTMHGSQTRKSLDKTKNIGDPSKIRSKGCGKRMLSSKEKSILKTRACRGCGLRGASHDKRNCPKLQDRYDNQNHSLFRTLYTVHADDFYQANCRGADIRRGGPREPWHDIHCKVEGAAAWYVLYNFEQRWRK, from the exons ATGAACGATCAATTATATATTCCTGAAGTTGCAAATGATCGAAAGCCGGAAATTGGAATGAAATTTGGATCAATAGATGATGCGTTTGAATTCTACAATCAGTATGCACGTGAAGCTGGTTTTAGTGCAAGATATAGCAATAGTAGAAAGAATAAGATGACAAATGAAGTTGTTTGGAAACAATTTGTATGCTTTAAAGCTGGTCAAACTGATGAAGCTCGTTCAAAAAATCGAGCACCACCTGGTGGCCCAATTCAAATAAGAGCTCGTGGTGAAGTTAGAACTAATTGTAAGGCAAAGATCTCCATTGTCAAGCAACAAACTGGATCTGACTGGAGTGTTAGCGTCTTTATGGAAGGTCATAATCATGGACTCTCTACTCCGTCAAAGGTGCATTTACTCCGATCACACCGTAGTGTTTCTGCTGTGAAGAGATTGTTGACTCAACAATTTTCAGAAGCTAATATACCAACCTGTCAACAAATGCAACTATTGGAGATGGATTCTGGGGGGCCCGAAAGTGTAGGTTGCACAGAAAGAGATATCAggaatttagagagagaattaaGGGATGAACAAAAGGGGATTGATGCTGAAACTCTTATAGAATTCTTTACTTccgagaaggagaaaaattcatcatttttctttgaCTATGAGACAGATTCAGAGAATATATTCAAAAGATGTTTTTGGGCAGATCCTAAATCAAGGAGGGCTTATGGAGCATTTGGTGATGTTGTTGTGTTTGATTCCACTTATAACACTAATAAGTATGGAATGATTTTTACACCTTTCGTAGGggttaatcatcatcatcaaacgATAGTTTTTGGATGTGGATTTCTAAGTGATGAGAAGACAGAATCATATATTTGGTTGCTTAATAAGTTTATGGAAGCTATGCCAAGTGATGCACCAAAAGCAATCATTACCGATCAAGATCCTGCTATGACGAAAGCACTTGCACAAGTTCTGCCAGAAACAGTGCATCGTTATTGTTTGTGGCACATATTGAACAAATTTCCAGAGAAGATTTCTCCAGTGACTTTCCGAGATCATTATCAGAGCATAAGGAATGttattaaaaattcaacatcTCCTGAGGAATTTGAGAATGGATGGAAAGAGGTTATTAGATGTGCTAACTTGGAACAAAATAGTTGGATATTGTTGATGTATGGACTGCGGCATAAGTGGGTTCCGACATATTTTAGTCATGTTTTTTTGGCAGGGATGTCAAGTAGTCAGAGATCAGAGAGttcacattcattttttaaaaagtatgtCTCTCAAAAGAACTCATTGATGGATTTTATCACACGATTCAATCGGGCACTAAGACGCCAAAGACACAATGAGTTAGTTGCAGACCATGTTGACATGAATGAGcaaccaaaaatcaaaacaaattggCCGATGGAAGCTCAAATGGTTAAAGTGTacacgaaaaaaaaatggacgGAATTTCAAGATGAAATGAGTCGAAGTCATGGTTACTTTGTGCAACAGACCTCTATCAGAGATGATATTGTGATTTACAATGTGATGAGTTTCCAAAGTAGTTCGTCCTCAAAACCAAGGCTACTGATGCATGATAAAAATAGTGACCATATCTCATGTAATTGTGGgaaatttgagtttgatggTATTCCGTGCAGACATATGCTAGCTTTCTTCCGTGTCAACCAAATATTTGAACTACCTGACAAGTATATCCTTAAGCGATGGACACGAGAAGCAAAGAGTGGTGTTGCTTATATATTAGATGATGAAAACTGCAATGATGATCCAACAAGATTTTTGATCTCACGACGAGCCAAGTTATCTTATAAGGCCTCAACACTAATTGATTATGCATCTTTGACTGACGAGGGGACAAAGTTTTTGGATGAACAACTTGATTACATACATGGTAAAATCAAGGAGATGGGTATTAGTCCAACAACTATGCACGGAAGTCAAACAAGGAAGAGCTTAGataaaaccaaaaacattGGTGATCCTTCTAAGATAAGATCAAAAGGATGTGGTAAGCGAATGTTATCATCAAAAGAGAAGTCAATTTTAAAGACTAGGGCTTGTCGTGGCTGTGGACTACGTGGTGCATCACATGATAAACGTAATTGCCCAAAGTTGCAAGACAG ATACGataatcaaaatcactctCTGTTTCGAACCTTGTACACGGTCCACGCCGACGACTTCTACCAGGCCAACTGCCGCGGCGCCGACATCCGAAGGGGAGGGCCTAGGGAGCCATGGCATGACATCCACTGCAAGGTGGAGGGCGCCGCCGCGTGGTATGTGCTCTACAATTTCGAGCAGAGGTGGCGGAAGTAG